The nucleotide sequence GGCTGCGCGCTGATCGCCGAGGCGATCGCGGTCCGTCCCCGGTTCGCCGCCTTCGTCGACGGGTTGGCCCGCGTCGGTGCGATTCCGCTGACCGCCGACCAGGTCCTGGAACGGGCGAAGCGATGAAGGTTGGCTTCGCCCTCGGCAGCGGCTTCCGCCCGTCCCGCCTGGCTGCCGTGGCCCGGGCCGTGGAGGTCAGCGGCTTCGACAGCATCTGGTCGACCGAGGACTACTTCGCGACCGGCGGGTTCGCCGGTGCCGCTGTGGTGCTCGGCGCCACCGAACGGATTCGGGTCGGCACGGGCGTCGTCTCGGCGTACGCCCGCCATCCGGCCCTGACCGCGATGGAAGCCGGTACCCTGGCAGCGGCCTTCCCGGACCGGTTCCGGCTCGGCCTCGGGGCCGGCGGTCTGGAATGGCTCGACCAGCAGGGCATCGCCCACCCGCGTCCGCTGGCCGCCGTCCGCGGCAACGTCGAAGCGATCCGCGCCCTACTCGCCGGCGAGGAGCTGACCGGCACGTACGGTGGCTTCGCGTTCGACCATGTCCACCTCGAGTTTCCGCCCGAGAAGGCGCCACCGATCCTCGTCGGCGCGACCGGGCCGAAAATGACCGCGCTGGCCAGCACGGTCGCAGACGGGCTGCTGCTGTCGGTCTTCAGCACACCCGAGTTCGTCCGCATCCAACGCAACATCGCGGGCGCCGTTCCCTACATCTCGACCCTCGCCTTTCTGGCCCTCGACGACACCGTCGCCGAGGCCCGGGCGAAGGTCCGTCCCGTTATCGCGGCCTACCTCGCGGATTCCGCGAGCACGGTCATGACCGACGCGATCGGGATCACCGAGGACCTGCGAGACATCGTCGCGACAGGTGGTGCGGCGGCGCTCGCGGCGCAGATGCCGGACACCTGGGTCGACCAGTTGGCGGTATGCGGTGACCTCCGCGCCTGCGTGGACCGCATCCACGCCCTCGCGGAAGCTGGATCGCAGGAAGTCGCCCTGGCTCCGATCTCCGCCGAGTCCCTGCTGGAAGACATCGACAAGCTCGGTTCGGCATTGCGGGCCGGGTGAATAGAGAGGACCAACCATGCGGCGCAACACGGTGCGTGGCACGCTGGCGGCTGCCGCGCTGCTAAGCCTTGCGGTGGCCGGCTGCGGCGACCCACCCCAGCAGGCGGGGGCCGACGAGGTCATCATCGCCTTTCCCTCTGACGTGGATACGGTCGACCCCCACCAGTTCCGTTCGGTGGCGGCGTACGGCGTGGTCGGCAACATCTACGGCACGCTCCTTCAGGAGGAATACGCCGCACCGGCCGAGGGCGTCCTGGAGTACACCGGTCGCAGCGTGCCGTATCTCGCCGAGTCGGCGAACTGGAACGACACGAAGACGGTGCTCACGCTCAAGCTGCGTCCGGATCTGAAGTTCGCCGACGGAAGTGCGGTCGCAGCCGAGGACGTCGTCTACTCCCTGCAGCGGGCCCTCTCCGACGTGGGATACGTCTCCGCGGTCGGCGCCTGGTTCAACGTCAAGGACCCGGCGAAGGACATCGTGGCGGTCGACAGATCCACGGTCGAACTGCGGGTGACCCACTACTCGGCGCTCATCGAGATGTTCCTGACGTTCCAGATCTTTGCCGTACTCGACAAGTCCACCGCCGAGGCGAAGGCCGCGACCGACGACTCGTGGTCGGCCAAGTTCTTCGCCAAGGACGCCACCGAGTCGGGCCCGTACGTCGTCGACTCGCTCGCCGAGGGCCAGACGACGTTGAGCAAGAATCCCAATTTCACCGCGACCGACCTGTCCGACGCACCCGACAAGGTCGTCGTCAAGAACATGCCCGACCAGCAACAGGCGTTCCTGGCGCTGCAGAACGGCGCGGTCGACATGGTCTACGGGCTCACGCCCGACATCGCACAGGCCGTGGAGAAGGACGCCAACCTCAAGCTCTACGACCTGCCGTACAGCGACATCGTGTATCTCGGCATGAACAACAAGGACCCGGTGCTCAAGGACGTGCGAGTGCGACAGGCGATCTCCTACCTGATGCCGTACGACGCCTTGCGCACGGAGGTGATGAAGGGCTACGCCGGCGCCGCCTACGGTGCCGTGCCCTACCCGATGCGGGATTCGCTCGACGAAAAGGGTGACCGGGTGGCCTACCCCACCGACGTGGAGAAGGCCAAGCAACTCCTGTCCGAGGCCGGCGTCGCCCCCGGTGAGCTGTCGCTGACCCTGTCGGTTCCGGCGACCGAATTGTCGCTGCGCCAGTCGGCGGTCTTCATCCAAAGCGCGCTGCAGCAGGGCGGCATCGCGGTCAAGCTCAACGAGATGAACGACGCCGAGTTCAACTCCGACCTCGGCAAGATGCAGCTGTACATCGACTCCTGGTACTCATGGGGACAGGACTCGGTCTACCAGCTCTTCTTCCTGCTCAAGACCGGTCTGTTCACCAACTACACAAACTTCAGCAACGCCGATGTCGACCGGCTGATCGAGCAGGCCATGGCAACGTCGGACACGGCCGAGCGCAGCCGGCTCGCCAAGCAGGCCCAGCAGATCGTCATCGACCAGGCACCCTGGGCCTTCCTGTTCACCCGCAACATGCTCGTCGGCGCGCAGGCCGGGGTCTCCGGAATAACCCACTCCAACGACGCCAACCTGCGGTTCGACCGGCTGCGCGTCGCGGCCGAGTAACACGTCGTCCGGCGGGCCGGCACAGAGCGCCGGCCCGCCAACAGTCGAGGAGCTCACCATGCTCAGGACCATCCGCACGCGGCTCGGGGTGGCGGCCGTCAGCATCGCCGGGGTGGCTGTGCTGATCTTCTTCATCACGCAACTGCTGCCGGGTGACCCGGCCCGTATCGCGGCGGGCCAGTACGCCACCGAAGAGCAGGTCGACCAGGTGCGGGCGACGTACGGGCTGGATCGCACGATCCCCGAGCAGTTCGGTGCGTACGTGTCCGACCTGCTCCGGTTCGACCTCGGCACCTCGATCCGCACCAGCCAGCCCGTCCGCGAGGAGTTGCTCGACCGGCTGCCGGCGACGCTCGAACTCGGCCTGCTCGCCCTGCTGATCGCCGTCGTACTCGGCGTCGGGCTCGGCGTCCTCGCCGCCGTCTGGCGCTACCGCGCTGGCGACAAGGCCATCCAGATCTTCGTGGTCCTCGCCTCGGCCACCACGGTGATCTGGATCGCCCTCGTTGCCATCTACCTGTTCGTCAACCAGTGGGGGATCTTCAACAGCCCCATCGGGCGGCTCCCGCGCGGCTATCCGCCACCCGAGCACGTCACCGGGTTCTACGTCGTCGACGCGCTGCTTGCCGGCGACACGGCCACGGCCGGGGCCGCGCTGCGCACGCTGCTCCTGCCGGCACTGCTGCTCGGTGTGCTCGCCTCCCCGTCGATCATCAAGATCGTCCGTTCGTCGACGATCCGGGCATTGGACTCCGACTACGCGCGTACGGCACGCAGCTTCGGTTATCCGGTCCGCTCCATCCTGTTGCAGGAGGGGTTGCGTAACGCCCTGCTGCCGGTGATCACCAACGTCGGGCTGGTCGCCGGCTTCGTGCTGGCCGGTGGCAACGTGCTCATCGAGCAGCTCTTCGCGTGGCCCGGCATCGGCGGGTACGCGTACCGCTCGTTGCAGGAGAACGACCTGTTCGCGCTGCGTGGGTACGTCATCTTCATCGGCGTGGCGTACGTCGTGATCAACACGCTCCTCGAGTTTCTCTACCGCTGGGCCGACCCGCGCGTCGCCCTCGCCGAGGGGAGCTGACCGTGGCCGCCGTCGCCGGCACCCCCGTATCGCTGCGCGGCAACGTCGCCGGCCGTCTGCGCCCTGGCGCCCCGACCGCGTACACCGCCTTCGCCATCCTCGGCCTGATCGCCGCGCTCGCTGTCGTCGTGCCCATCGTCTTCGGCACCGCCGACGTCGCGCAGGAACACCAAGGGCTCCTGCCGCCGTCGCTGGACCACCCCTTCGGCACCGACCGCTACGGCCGCGACGTCTTCCTTCGCTGTATGGCCGCAGCGCGTATCGACGTCCTGCTCGGGCTCGGGGTCGCGGCCGTCACGCTGCTGATCGGCACCGCCGTCGGTGCGCTCAGCGCCACTTTCGGACGAGCCGTCGACATCGTGGTTATGCGGGGTACCGACATCCTGATGGCCTTCCCGGGCATCGTGTTGGCGCTGATCATCACCGCGTCGCTCGGCAAGAACGCCTGGTTCGCGGCCAGCGCCGTGGTCATCGCGTTCCTCCCGCTCGTCGTGCGGCTGGCCCGGGCCAAGGCACTTGAGGTGCGCTCGGCCGACTTCGTTTCCGCGGCTCGGCTCAGCGGGACCTCGACGGGCCGGCTGGCCATCGAGCACGTACTGCCGAACGTGTTCAAGTACCCGTTCGTGCAGTCGACGCTCATCGCATCCTGGGCGATCCTGGACTTCGCCGCGCTGTCGTTCCTCGGCGTCGGCGTACAGCCGCCGACGCCCGAATGGGGCGCGATGATCGCCGAGGGTGTCGGCGACACCCTGTTGGGCTCCTGGTGGCCCTCGTTCTTTCCCGGCTTGATGATCCTGCTGACCGCCGCCTCGTTCCAGGTCATCGGGGACTGGCTGGACCGGAGGTTGCGATGAGTCTGCTGACCATAGAGCGGCTCTCCGTCGATGGGCCGGGGGGCAAGGTCATCGTGCGCCCCGTCGACCTCACGGTCGAACCGGGTGAGGTCGTGGGCCTCGTCGGCGAATCCGGGTCGGGCAAGACGTTGACCGTCCTGTCCCTGCTCGGACTGCTGCCCGACGGCGTGCGCGCGGTCAGTGGTGACGCCAGCCTGGGCGGCGAACAGTTTCTCCGAAACGGACGGCTGCTCCGCCGACCGCACGCGACGATGATCTTTCAGGACCCGACGGCCGCGCTCAACCCCACGATGCGCATCGGCGCCCAGATCGTCCGGCTACTCACGTTTCTCAAGGTGGACGGCGACCGTCGCGCGCGAGGCGAGACGCTGCTCGAGTCGGTCGGCATCCACGATCCGCGCGCGGTCATGGGCCGCTATCCCCACCAGCTCTCGGGCGGCATGAACCAGCGCGTGATGATCGCCATGGCGATCGCGGCCGAACCGATGCTGCTCATCGCCGACGAGCCGACGACCGGCCTCGACGTCACCGTACAGGCGCAGATCCTGGAGCTGATCCGCTCGACGGTGGCCACGCGGGGGATAGGCGTCCTGTTCGTCTCCCACGACCTGGGTGTGATCGCCCAGACGTGCCAACGGGTGGCGGTGATGAAGGCTGGGGAAATCTGCGAACTGGCTGTCGTGGACGATATCTTCCACGCCCCGCAGGCCGAGTACACCCGCACGCTGCTCGCTTCCGCACTGGACCCGGCCGGGTAAGGATGACTATGGAACTCGTGCTCGACGACATCAGGGTTGTCTACCGCCGCCGTGGCGTGGAGACCCACGCGGTGCGCGGCGTCAGTCTCCGGGCGCGCCGTGGCGAGACGCTGGCGGTGGTCGGCGAGTCCGGCAGCGGCAAGACCACGGTCGCGAAGGTCGCCGCCGGGTTGCAGCAGGCCACCTCGGGGACGCTGTCCTGGCAGGCGACCCCCGGCGGTGACCTGCCGGCCCACGGACAGCGGACGCAGATGGTGTTCCAGCACCCGGTGCAGTCGCTCGATCCTCTGTGGAAGGTCCGGCGTTCGGTGCAGGAGCCGCTCCGCCGTGCCGGTGTGCCGGCGGCCGAGGCGACCGCGCTCGTCGCCGACCTGATCGCGCAGGTGGGGCTCGACGCCTCGATTCTCGACCGCTACCCGCGGCAGCTGTCCGGCGGCCAGGCACAGCGGATCGCCATCGCCCGAGCGCTGGTCGCCGGGCCGGAGATCGTCATCCTCGACGAACCGACCGCGAGCCTTGACCAGACGGTCCGGGCCCGGATCCTGGCCCTGCTCGCGGAGCTACAGCGGCGCACCGGCGTCGGCTACCTGCTGATCAGCCACGACATCTCGAGCGTCCGGCGGCTGGCGACCCGCATCGCCGTCATGCATCGGGGGCGGGTGGTGGAGACCGGGCCGGCCGCCGCCGTACTCTACGGGCCCCGACACCCCTACACGGCTGCCCTGATCGCGGCCGTCCCGGTCGCCGACCCGCGGGTCCCGTGGGACGGGCGGCAAGCCCGCACGCCACCGGACGTACCGTGCCCGGTCGGCGGTCCGTCGTGCGGCCAGCACGGCGAGGGACTGCACCCCGTGGGTACCGACCACTTCGTCGCGTGCACCGCGGCGCGCTGAACTACTACGAGGAGGACCGTCCACACCGTGATCGACACCATCGCACTCCGCCGGCGCCTGCACCAGCGGCCCGAACTCGACCTGCACCTGCCCGAAACGAGAAGCCTGCTGCTCGAGTCCATCGCGCCGCTCGGGCTGCGGGTGGAGACCAGCGAGTCGTGCTCGTCGCTCGCGGTCGTCGTACCCGGATCCGGTCCGGGCCCGACCGTGCTGCTGCGCGCCGACATGGACGGCCTCCCCGTCGTCGAGGAGTCCGGGGTGGAGTTCACCTCCCAGAACGGCAACATGCACGCGTGTGGCCACGACCTGCACATGGCCGCCCTGGTCGGCGCCGTGCACGAGCTACACCGGCGGCGCGACGAGTACCAAGGCGACGTGCTCGCCGTCTTCCAGCCAGGTGAGGAGGGTGCCGGTGGGGCAGCGTTGATGATCGCCGAAAAGGTGCTGCTGACCACCGGGCAGCGGCCGCTGGCGTCGTACGGTGTGCACGTGCTGTCGTTCACCGAGCCAGGCATCTTCGCCTGCCGCGTCGGCGCCGTCATGGGTGCGACGATCATCTTCGACCTGGAGATCCAGGGCCGGGGCGGGCACGCCGCCCGCCCCTACGCGGCTCGCGACCCCATCTCGACAGCGGCGCTGATCGTGCAGGGCATCCAGACCTTCGTCACCCAGCACAGTTCGCCAGCGGACCCGATCGTCGTCACGGTCGGATCGCTGTGCGCTGGCACCGTCGCCAACGTCATCCCGGACAACGCGGTGTTGAAGGTCAGCCTGCGTGCGACCAGCTCGGAGACTGCCCGCGACGCGTATCAGAAGATCGTCGGCATCGGTACGGCGATCGTCGAGGCGTACGGCCTGCGAATCAAGGCCGACGTGAAGGTCGACCTGGCGCCGACGATCAGCGCCCCCGACGCCACCGAGCTCGTCCGGCAGACCGTGACGGACCTGTACGGCGCGGAGCGCTATCGTGACCTTGTCGTCCCGGAAATGATCTCGGAGGACTTCTCGCTATTCCTGGAGCAGACGGGTGGGGCCTTCGTTCTGGTCGGGGCGGCAGTCGAGGAGTCGCCGCACCTGCTGCCGAGCAATCACTCGGCGCGGGCGCGGTTCGACGACACTGTCGTACCCGACATCGCGGGCCTGCTCGCGGAGCTGGCGATCCGTAGGCTGAGGCAGGCATCGACGACGAATGGGGCGACACGGTGGTGACCGCGGCAACCCAGGCCACCAAGAAGTCGGCGCGGAAGTCCGACGAGCTCCTCGCCCGGATCATCGAAATTGTGCGGCGGACCGGGCTGGCCGGGTTCTCCCTCGAGACACTGGCCCCGGAACTCGGTACCAGCAGTCGGATGCTCGTCTACTACTTCGGCAGCAAGGACGAGCTGCTCGGCCGGATCGTCTACGCCGTGCGCAGCGCTACCGTCGAGGCGTTTGCCAGCCAGCCGGCCGCTACGATCACCGAGGCCATCGACCACTGGTGGAACTACTACCGGGCGAACATGGCCGACATGCAGTTCTTCTTCCACCTGGCCTCCCGCAGCTTCGAGGAGCCGGACAAGTTCGAAGAGTTCTCCAGCACCGCGGTCTCGGTGTGGACGTCGTACTTCCACCAGAGTCTGCACGGTGTCACGAAGAGTGACGCCGAGGCGCAGGCGATCGCACGGCTGGCCCTGGCCACGGTGCGGGGCCTGATGGTCGACCAGCTGATCACCGGAGAGACGGCGCGGGTCGAGGAGGCGCTGGCCGAATTCAAGAGCCTGCTCGGCGATCGCCTGAGCTCGCCGCGGGGACGGCGGCGAACCGCCCGCTAGGCCCGACTCCGCTGACATTCGCCGGATCGATGATGCCACGAGCGTCGCAGAACTGGTGTTGACCTCAAATTGTGCCGACTGTTGTGACCCCTCCGGACCCCGGGCGGTGCATCGCGCCGCCCGGGCTGGGCTGCGGCTGATCGCGGACGGCAGCGCCGGTCGCACGGGCTCGATATGGGGGTTGCGCGCAGGACCGGCTGGTTACGCTGGTGCAATCGGATTTGGATTACCACCCAAGTCGTTCCGCTCGGTGTCAAGGGCTGGCTCACCCGACCATCTCATGTAATCTGATTACAAATTTGGACCGGGGAGGTTGCGTGTTGCGGTACGGAACGGTGCGGACCCGTCGCGCCAACGACGTCGCGTACGCCCTGTACGGCCCGGCGGACGGCGGCACGCGGCCGCCCTTGTTGTTCGTGCACCCGATAAACCTGCGCAAGGAGTGTTGGCTCGACATGGTCGTGCCCCTCGCCGGCGACCGGCTGTGCCTCACCGTCGACCTCGCCGGCCACGGCGAGTCCAGCGACGACGCCGACTTCGGCCTGGCCGGCTGGACGTCGGACTGCGTCGACGTCGTAACGGCGCTCGACCTGCAGCCCTTCCATCTCGTCGGCTGCTCGCTCGGTGGTGCTATCGCACTGTGCGTGGCCGCCGACCTCCCCGGCTCGGCGTTGTCCGTCACGGCGATGGGCGCGTACCTCGGCGAGTCTGACGCTGGTGCCGACCGTGCCCTGCTCGACCTCGTGGACCGGAACACCGTCGACGAGCTGTTCGTGATCCTCGCGGCCGAGGCCGTCGCCCCCGGCTCTCCGCCCGAGTTGGTGACCACTGTCCGCCACCTGACGAACCGGCACGGCAAGCCGATCGTTCGCCGGGTTCTCGAAGCGGCCGGGGCGGCCGACGGCAGCCCATGGCTGCCCCGCGTGCGTTGTCCGGTCCTGGTGTTGACCGGCGAGTTCGACAGCAGCTGCAGCCCGTCGGACGGGGCAAAGCTGGCCGCGTCGGTCGACGGCCGACACGAGATCCTGCCCGGTGTCGGGCACCTGCCCATGCTGGAGGACGCCGGAGGTGTCCTCCGGATGATGGCGCCGTACCTCGGTTGAGTATCGGGCGTACGGCGTTGGCCGGCCGGTTCGATGACAACCATCCCTTCCTCGATGGACCAGTGGCCGCGGATCCACGCGGCCAGCTGATCCGGTTTCGCCTGGTCGACTTGCAGGTCGGTGATGGCGTAGACGGTCTCGGTGGTGAAGCGTTTCGGTTGATCGAGGCGTCGTCGGCGGCGGCGGACCTGCAGGGCCTGGGCGGCGTGCGGGAAGTCGATGCCGGTGGAGACCGTCAGGATCTTGCAGGTGCGGATCTCGCGGCGTCCGTGCCCGCGGTCGTCGTGGCGGGTGGCGTCGGGGACGGCCCGCCAGGGCAGGCCGGCGAGTTGGGCGTGCAGGTTGGGCTGGTTGGCTTTGACGGTCAGGATCCAGTGCGCGCCGCGTTCGGCGAGGTAGGCGACGTGGTCGCGTTGGCAGTGCAGCGCGTCGGCGGTGATCACCGTGTCGCGCAGGTCGCTGATCTGGTCGAGCAACGGCTGGAAGCGGGTGATCTCGTTGGTCTTGCCGCCGACGTCGGTGCTGGCCAGGATCACACCGGTGCCCTGATCACAGGCGGCCATCACGTGATCGGCGGCGGTGACGGCGGTGCGGGATCCGCGGAGGGTCTTGCCGTCGACCGCGATCGCCCGCCGACTGCCCGAGGCGCTGGTCATGGCCCGGCCGGCGAGCCAGCCGCTGATCGCCGTGGTCAGCAGATCCGGGTCCAGGGCCTGCAACAACCGGCGGATCATCGCCTCTGACGGGCGCCGGTCAGCGGCGATACCCAGCGCCTCGGCCGTCTCGTCCGGGACGTCGGCCACCCACTCCGCGATCGCGGAGTACGAGCGGTAGCCGGCCACCACGGCACACACCACCGCGGTCACCACCACGCACAACCGATGCCGCACACCGCGGCGAGCCCGTGGATCAGGCACCCCGGCCAGTGCTGCGGGTAGCCCGCCAGCGGTTTCGGACACGGTCAGAGCCGGTGCAACGGACAAAGACGAGATCAGCGATGATGGCAGAGCGGGCATGACTCACTTCGGATCGATCACCGTGGCGTAGGAACCTTGATGACCTTCTGAGCCGGTCATGCCCGTCTTGCTGCCACCAACACTGGCGCTTCTACTCCAGAAGCCTCAAGTCGGACATCGTCACGACTTTGCCGGGGCCCTGGGACGGTAGCCCGTTACGCGCGAGCGGATGACTCGTTAGCCGTCGGCGACAATCTTCCTCGTCTGGGAGGGGCAATACCATGGCCGAACGGCGTCGACCCGTGAGGTTGCACCGTGGATGACTCCAGGCGTCCTCAACGTGAAGCCGGCGGTCAGGAGGTTGAGGCACCCGGCACCGGGGCGCAATCGCAGACCGAGCGCGTGCGGCCACGTCGTGCAGTCCTCGAAGGGATGCAACCATTGAAGGTGCGGGTCGAGGTCGTGGTAGTCGGCGGTGCCGAAGGGCGCGTCCTGCGTCAGCGTCAGGCCGAGGCCGTCAGATCCGCTCCGGGACGGCTCGCCGAGCATTCGTCGCAACCGGGTAAGCCGAGCGGATCAACCTAGTCATCGGCCAGGCCGGTGCGCGGTGGGCACAGGTAGGTCAGACCGGCGCTGCCGCACCCGATCCTCAGATCCGTCATGGACGGATCGGCCAAGTGCGGCAGCCCTGGTCTCTACACGCGCTCGCCGATACCCAGTCGGGCTTGGGTCTCCTGTGCCCGCTCGGCCGCGGCGCTGGCTCCGTAGTGGCGGGGCATGTCCTCCGAGGTCCAGCCCAGCAAGAGCATCAGATCTCCCGTGTCTCCCCCGGCGCGCTTCCACTCGTGGGCGAAGCTGTGCCGCCAGCGGTGCGCGTGTACGTCCGGCACCCCGGCCGCTTCACCCAGCCGTTTGAGGAGGATCTTGATGCCGTTCGGCGTAAACGGGGCCGCGCCTCGACCCGCCAGCCACAGGTTCGGCAACACGGCACCCTTGTGCTTGTTCCGCGCCCGCAGGTACCGGCTGAGCGCCCGCGCGGTCTTGGGTCCGAACCGCACCCGTCGATCCTTGGCGCCCTTGCCGTGGAAGTGCACCGACTCGGTGTTCAGGTCCACGTCGGTCACCAGCAGGTTGCCGACCTCGGACAGCCGGGCGCCGGTGTTGCAGCACAACCGGATCAACGCCTCGTCCCGCAGGTTTACGAAGCCCTTACCCCTGCAGGCCGCCAGTAGCTTGCCGGTGTCCTCGTCCCGCATGACCGGGATCAGCTTGGTCGGTGTCTTGGGCTGGCGTACCCGCTCCATCGGTGACCGGTCGATCGCCTCCTCGTCGACCACCAGCCACTTGAAGAACTGCTGCAGTCCCTTGTGCTTGTTCAGCGCGGTCGACGCCGACCTGGTCTCGATCATCCAACCCTGGAACGCCTCCACATGCGCCCGCGTCACCGCGCACGGATCATCGGCCGCGTCGTCCGCGTCGGGATCCGGCGAGTGCTCCCCCAGATACCGACCCAACTGCGCGGCGGCCAACAGGTAGTTGTAGCGGGTGGTCTCCGGATAGTTCCCGGCCCGCAGCGACCGGTCCCAGTCCCGCAGGAAGCCGGCCCAGGTCCGGGAGAGCCCGACGGCGAGCTTTTGAAGATCCAGTAGTGACATGGCAACCTGCCCGAGTCAAGGGGTCCAACAGCGGCGTGCTAGACCGGGCATTCATGCCGAGCTATGAAAAGAGGGTTCCCGCAAGTCTCTGACCTGCGGGAACCCTCTCGCTGTCGGGACGGCCGGATTCGAACCGACGACCCCTTGACCCCCAGTGGTCTAAGGGTTGTCCGTAGCGTCCGCCCCGTCCACGTAGAGCAGGTCAGGGCTCCGAACCGGACTCATGTTGTCCATGTCGTCCGGGCTGTGACGAGGAGTCCGTGAGACGGTCGTGAGACGAACCACCCTGCTACTCCCCCGCCGCCGGCTGCTCGTCGGGCCGCTTCGGCATCTTCGCCCCAGGCTCCCGGACGTACCACCGGATGAACTCGCGGAGCACCCCGGACCGGTCCCCGCCGAGCAGGGCAACCGCCCTGCCGAATCGCTCCCAGAGCGTCGGGTCAATCCGGATCGGTCGGGTTGGCGTACCCCTGGTGGGCGCCATCTGATCTCCCCCTTGTGTAGCTACGTTTCCGGCAGCCTACGGGGTTGCGGTGTAGCTACACAAGGTCGTAGGGTGTAGCTACACCCCGGCCCGCCGGAACACGAACCAACAAGGCGGGCCCGGACGCGGAGATACCAGCTCCGGCCGGGCCCTTGATCAGGAAAGTGAGTCCTGACCCATGGCACAGCCTACGATCACCCCGCCCGCCGACCGCATCGACCGCGTGGCCAACGCCGCGCGTCACCTCCACCGCGCCACCCGGGCCGCTGTCGACGTCCCCACCGACGCCGCCGACCAGGTCGCCGACTTCCTCCGGGACCTGGTCCCCGCCGGCCCGACCGTTCCCCGGCAGGCCGCAGCCCCCACCGTCGAGCAGGCCCCGGACCTGACCACCCAGGCCGGCTACCACGCCGCCGTGGACCGGGTCCTTTCCGCCGGCCTCACCGACGCGGAGACGGTCACCCAGCTCCGGGAGGTCGGCACGCTCCGCCGGACCGCCTTGCAGGCCCGGCAGCAGTCCCAGGGCTGCCCGCCCTGGTGCCCCCGCGACCACGGCGGGGAGCAGGTCGTCGAGGGCATCACGATCGGCGTCACCCACGAGCGGGTCCTCGGCGAGGTGACCGCCGAGCACCCGGCGTGGACCGACAGCCAGTCGACCGCCCGCGTCTACCTGGAGACCAGCACCGAGGCCGGGACGGTGACCGGCCCGCCGGCCGTCATCATCACCGTGACGGAGGGCATCGATGGCAGCTACGCCGGAGAGCAGGGTGTGGAGGGCTGGTCCGGTACCGCCGCCCAGGCCCGGCAGTTGGCGGCTGCGCTGCTGGCCGGTGCCGACCTGCTCGACGGTGCCGTCTGATGGCCGCCCGTTCGTTGCCGTCGCTGCCCGGCTGCGGCCGGGCGGCCTCGGCCCGCATCGAGGTCTACTCCCCAGGCCCGACCGGCACCGCCTACGGATCGCTCGACGCCATCGCGTACGCCTGCGGCAGCCACCAAGGCGCCGTGCTGGCGATGCTCGCCGACGCCGGACTCACCGGCCACGTCGACCCGGACCCGAACGCAGCCCGGGACATGGGCCGCCCCTGCGGCCACCTGTTCCGGCTCGACGC is from Micromonospora sp. WMMD1102 and encodes:
- a CDS encoding M20 family metallopeptidase, which produces MIDTIALRRRLHQRPELDLHLPETRSLLLESIAPLGLRVETSESCSSLAVVVPGSGPGPTVLLRADMDGLPVVEESGVEFTSQNGNMHACGHDLHMAALVGAVHELHRRRDEYQGDVLAVFQPGEEGAGGAALMIAEKVLLTTGQRPLASYGVHVLSFTEPGIFACRVGAVMGATIIFDLEIQGRGGHAARPYAARDPISTAALIVQGIQTFVTQHSSPADPIVVTVGSLCAGTVANVIPDNAVLKVSLRATSSETARDAYQKIVGIGTAIVEAYGLRIKADVKVDLAPTISAPDATELVRQTVTDLYGAERYRDLVVPEMISEDFSLFLEQTGGAFVLVGAAVEESPHLLPSNHSARARFDDTVVPDIAGLLAELAIRRLRQASTTNGATRW
- a CDS encoding TetR/AcrR family transcriptional regulator, producing the protein MVTAATQATKKSARKSDELLARIIEIVRRTGLAGFSLETLAPELGTSSRMLVYYFGSKDELLGRIVYAVRSATVEAFASQPAATITEAIDHWWNYYRANMADMQFFFHLASRSFEEPDKFEEFSSTAVSVWTSYFHQSLHGVTKSDAEAQAIARLALATVRGLMVDQLITGETARVEEALAEFKSLLGDRLSSPRGRRRTAR
- a CDS encoding alpha/beta hydrolase, translated to MQSDLDYHPSRSARCQGLAHPTISCNLITNLDRGGCVLRYGTVRTRRANDVAYALYGPADGGTRPPLLFVHPINLRKECWLDMVVPLAGDRLCLTVDLAGHGESSDDADFGLAGWTSDCVDVVTALDLQPFHLVGCSLGGAIALCVAADLPGSALSVTAMGAYLGESDAGADRALLDLVDRNTVDELFVILAAEAVAPGSPPELVTTVRHLTNRHGKPIVRRVLEAAGAADGSPWLPRVRCPVLVLTGEFDSSCSPSDGAKLAASVDGRHEILPGVGHLPMLEDAGGVLRMMAPYLG
- a CDS encoding tyrosine-type recombinase/integrase; translation: MSLLDLQKLAVGLSRTWAGFLRDWDRSLRAGNYPETTRYNYLLAAAQLGRYLGEHSPDPDADDAADDPCAVTRAHVEAFQGWMIETRSASTALNKHKGLQQFFKWLVVDEEAIDRSPMERVRQPKTPTKLIPVMRDEDTGKLLAACRGKGFVNLRDEALIRLCCNTGARLSEVGNLLVTDVDLNTESVHFHGKGAKDRRVRFGPKTARALSRYLRARNKHKGAVLPNLWLAGRGAAPFTPNGIKILLKRLGEAAGVPDVHAHRWRHSFAHEWKRAGGDTGDLMLLLGWTSEDMPRHYGASAAAERAQETQARLGIGERV